From a single Nicotiana tomentosiformis chromosome 2, ASM39032v3, whole genome shotgun sequence genomic region:
- the LOC104118107 gene encoding small ribosomal subunit protein mL103 (rPPR7)-like, whose product MSSSISLRLARHLSTSAAAASSTSGTSISISKAKSKLKSEHDPDKALKIYSSVSDHYTSPLSSRYAQEYTVKRLAKSHRFSDIEVFLESHKNDKKITEEPFLSSIIRSYGIAGMFDHALKTYHQMDDLGTPRSVVSLNVLLSACVNSKLYDRVPQLFDEMPKKHGFLPDKVSYGVLIRSFCEMGKAELAMERLKEMEKKGVEVTVVIYTTILHSLYKGGRSDEAERIWNEMAKRGCGPDVGAYNVKIMNIQGGDPEGVKGLIEEMSNAGLKPDTISYNYLMSCYCRNGMMDEAEKVYEDLETNGCNPNASTFRTLIFYLCRSERFEAGYRVFRESVTANKIPDVNTLKYLVHGLVKSSKAKDAKEMIRTMKKKFPPNVVKVWIKLEHELGLAKAEDSDNKRS is encoded by the exons ATGTCTTCTTCCATTTCCCTGCGCCTTGCGCGCCACTTGTCAACCTCAGCCGCCGCTGCTTCGTCAACCTCCGGCACATCTATCTCTATCTCCAAAGCAAAATCAAAGCTGAAATCCGAGCACGATCCGGACAAAGCCCTAAAAATATACTCTTCCGTTTCTGACCATTACACTTCCCCTTTATCCTCTCGTTATGCTCAGGAATACACAGTCAAACGCCTCGCCAAATCCCACCGTTTCTCGGACATCGAAGTATTCCTCGAGTCTCACAAAAATGACAAGAAAATCACCGAAGAGCCCTTCCTTTCCTCGATCATCCGTTCATATGGAATTGCCGGAATGTTTGATCACGCGCTTAAAACTTATCATCAAATGGACGATTTAGGCACCCCCAGATCAGTTGTTTCGCTTAACGTGCTTCTTTCAGCTTGTGTTAACTCGAAACTATATGATCGTGTCCCCCAGCTGTTCGATGAAATGCCAAAGAAGCACGGATTTTTACCCGACAAAGTTTCATATGGTGTATTGATTAGGTCGTTTTGTGAAATGGGGAAAGCTGAGTTGGCAATGGAGAGACTCAAGGAGATGGAAAAGAAAGGCGTGGAGGTTACGGTGGTTATTTACACGACGATACTGCACTCGTTGTATAAGGGCGGGAGGAGCGATGAGGCTGAGAGGATTTGGAATGAGATGGCGAAGAGAGGTTGTGGACCGGATGTTGGTGCTTATAATGTTAAGATTATGAACATTCAGGGTGGTGATCCTGAGGGAGTGAAAGGATTAATTGAGGAAATGAGCAATGCAGGTTTAAAACCCGATACAATTAGTTACAATTACTTGATGTCTTGTTACTGTAGGAATGGGATGATGGATGAGGCTGAGAAGGTTTATGAGGATTTGGAGACAAATGGGTGCAATCCAAATGCTTCGACCTTTAGGACTTTGATATTCTATTTGTGTAGGAGTGAGCGGTTTGAGGCAGGGTATAGAGTGTTCAGGGAGAGTGTGACAGCAAACAAGATTCCGGATGTCAATACACTCAAGTATTTGGTGCATGGTTTGGTGAAGAGTTCAAAGGCGAAAGATGCAAAAGAGATGATTAGGACAATGAAAAAGAAGTTCCCTCCTAATGTGGTGAAAGTCTGGATCAAGTTAGAGCACGAGCTCGGTTTAGCTAAAGCTGAAGACAGTG ATAACAAGAGATCCTGA